In Brevibacillus marinus, the genomic window CACTTCTTTGCGCACCGGAATCGAGGTCAGCGCGGAAACGAGCGCCGTCGCGATGGTAATCCCCGCGGAAGGACCGTCTTTGGGGATGGCCCCTTCCGGAACGTGGATGTGAATATCGTTCTTTTCGTGAAAATCGGGGTCGATGTTCCACTGGCTGGCCCGCGAGCGAACGTAGCTAAAGGCCGCCTGCGCCGACTCTTTCATCACGTCACCCAGCTGGCCGGTTAGCGTCAGCTTGCCTTTGCCGGGAAACAGGCTGACTTCCACGTTCAGCGTATCGCCGCCCGTCTCCGTCCAAGCCAGTCCGGTTACGCTGCCAATCTGATCCTCTTTCTCCGCCAATCCATAGCGGTATTTCGGCTTGCCCAGCAGTGCCTCCACCGTCTTAGGCGTGACGACGACCCGCTTCTTTTCGCCGGAGACGATCAATTTGGCCGCTTTCCGGCAGATGTTGGCAATTTCCCGGTTCAGGTTGCGAACGCCCGCTTCCCGCGTGTAGTTGCGGATCAGCTTCATCAGCGCCTCTTCGCTCACCTGCAGCTTATCGCGGCCCAGTCCGTGCTCTTCCATCTGTTTGGGCAGCAGGTACCCTTGGGCAATTTTCAGCTTCTCCACTTCCGTGTAGCCGGAAATGTAGATCGTCTCCATCCTGTCCAAAAGCGGCCGCGGAATGGTGTGCGTGGTGTTGGCCGTGGTGATGAACAGGACATTGGTTAAGTCATAGGTTTCTTCTATATAATGATCGCTGAACTTGTCGTTCTGGTTGGGATCGAGCACCTCCAACAGCGCGGAGGCAGGGTCGCCGCGGAAGTCGGAGGCGAGCTTGTCGATCTCATCCAGCAAAAAAACAGGGTTCACCGTACCGGCCGTCCTCATCCCCTGAATGATCCGGCCCGGCATCGCGCCCACGTACGTGCGGCGGTGGCCGCGAATTTCCGCTTCATCGCGTACCCCGCCCAGCGAAATCCGCACGAATTCGCGCTCCATCGCGCGGGCGATGGAGCGTGCCAAGGAGGTTTTTCCCACCCCGGGCGGGCCGACCAGACAGAGGATCGGGCCGCGCATTTTGTTGACCAGTTTCTGCACGGCGAGAAATTCCAAGATGCGTTCTTTCGGCTTTTCCAAGCCGTAGTGGTCTTCGTTCAGCACTTTTTCCGCATGGCTGATATCCAGATTGTCGATCGTCCGGCGCGTCCAGGGGAGCGACAGCAGCGTGTCGATATAGGTGCGGATGACGCTCCCCTCCGCTGAGGTGGTCGGCATCTTTTCCAACCGTTCCAGTTCCTTTTCAATCTTGGTGCGAATCCGCTCCGGCACGTCCGATTTGTCCAGCTGCGCGCGCAGTTCTTCCACCTCGCCGGCGCGCCCTTCTTTTTCCCCCAGCTCTTTTTGGATCGCCTTCATCTGCTCGCGCAGGTAGTATTCCTTCTGCGTCTTTTCCATCTGCTTCTTGACGCGCTGGCTGATCTTGCGCTCCAGCTCCAGGACTTCCCGCTCGTTGTTGAGGATGTTCAGCAGCCGCTCCAAGCGCTGGTGCACCTCAATTGTCTCGAGAATTTCCTGCTTGTCTTTCATCTTCAGCGGCAGATGGGAGGCGATCACGTCGG contains:
- the lon gene encoding endopeptidase La — translated: MSDSTKREIPLLPLRGLLVYPSMVLHLDVGREKSIKALESAMVDDNKILLATQEEVQIEEPDADQIYKVGTVARVKQMLKLPNGTIRVLVEGLQRARIDEFIRKDDFFQVSITYLEEIKANDNEVEALMRLVLQHFEQYIKLSKKVSPETFTSVSDIDDPGRLADVIASHLPLKMKDKQEILETIEVHQRLERLLNILNNEREVLELERKISQRVKKQMEKTQKEYYLREQMKAIQKELGEKEGRAGEVEELRAQLDKSDVPERIRTKIEKELERLEKMPTTSAEGSVIRTYIDTLLSLPWTRRTIDNLDISHAEKVLNEDHYGLEKPKERILEFLAVQKLVNKMRGPILCLVGPPGVGKTSLARSIARAMEREFVRISLGGVRDEAEIRGHRRTYVGAMPGRIIQGMRTAGTVNPVFLLDEIDKLASDFRGDPASALLEVLDPNQNDKFSDHYIEETYDLTNVLFITTANTTHTIPRPLLDRMETIYISGYTEVEKLKIAQGYLLPKQMEEHGLGRDKLQVSEEALMKLIRNYTREAGVRNLNREIANICRKAAKLIVSGEKKRVVVTPKTVEALLGKPKYRYGLAEKEDQIGSVTGLAWTETGGDTLNVEVSLFPGKGKLTLTGQLGDVMKESAQAAFSYVRSRASQWNIDPDFHEKNDIHIHVPEGAIPKDGPSAGITIATALVSALTSIPVRKEVGMTGEITLRGRVLPIGGLKEKALSAHRAGLKTIILPKGNEKDIEDIPESIRKELSFILVEHLDEVLRHALVKNDLVK